In Desulfoplanes formicivorans, a genomic segment contains:
- a CDS encoding sugar 3,4-ketoisomerase, with the protein MKTTIHDCKLVELPQMYDQRGSLTPISNQQQIPFDIVRTYYLYDVPGGESRGGHAHKELQQLIVAVMGAFDVVVDDGQETKTLRLDRAYYGLYVPKMIWRELINFSSGANCLVLASLPYDENEYIRNYNDYLRMKVQ; encoded by the coding sequence ATGAAAACGACAATACATGACTGCAAACTGGTAGAATTGCCGCAAATGTATGACCAACGAGGATCACTTACCCCCATTTCCAATCAGCAGCAGATTCCATTTGATATAGTCAGAACCTATTATCTGTACGATGTTCCAGGCGGAGAATCGCGTGGCGGCCATGCCCACAAAGAACTCCAGCAGCTGATCGTTGCGGTGATGGGGGCTTTTGATGTTGTGGTGGATGACGGACAGGAAACAAAGACCCTCCGTTTGGACCGGGCATATTATGGTCTGTATGTTCCCAAAATGATTTGGCGTGAGCTGATTAATTTTTCATCCGGAGCCAACTGCCTTGTTTTGGCCTCTCTTCCGTATGACGAGAATGAATATATCCGAAACTACAATGACTACTTGAGGATGAAGGTACAATGA
- the uvrB gene encoding excinuclease ABC subunit UvrB, whose amino-acid sequence MTNRLQDIPFQLVSPFSPRGDQPQAIEDLVGNINKGVKDQILLGVTGSGKTFTMANVIAKTNRPTLVMAPNKTLAAQLYTEFSSLFPHNAVEYFVSYYDYYQPEAYLPHSDVYIEKDSSINEDIDKLRHAATHALLTRRDVIIVASVSCIYGLGSPEYYAKMLIPVEQGDLVSMESIIERLVDVQYERNDYDFHRGTFRIRGDVLEIIPAYEHEQALRIEFFGDEIDGIYTTDPLTGEVKDRLAKTVIYPASHYVSDRDNLNRAMGDIREELRKRLAFFQENNRLVEAQRLEQKTQLDLEMIEELGYCNGIENYSLHLDNRRPGQPPATLLDYFPDDFLLFVDESHITVSQIGGMFNGDRSRKQTLVDFGFRLPSALDNRPLCFEEFLDRIHQTVYVSATPGPWELERAQGLVVEQVIRPTGLLDPIVEVRPTQGQMDDLMSECFARMEQDERILVTTLTKRMAEDLTEFLQTRGIQARYMHSDIDTLERVAILQALQKGEFAVLVGINLLREGLDLPEVSLVAILDADKEGFLRSNRSLIQTFGRAARNVHGRVIMYADRVTDSMRTAMDECNRRREKQEAFNREQGIVPRTIRKEPVKNILYELRSEVQDAAEGSLAETAAAYRGKPREKAREIKRLERLMRQAAKELEFEVAAQLRDRIAALNKEDA is encoded by the coding sequence ATGACCAATCGATTGCAAGACATTCCTTTTCAACTCGTCAGTCCCTTTTCGCCCCGCGGAGACCAGCCCCAAGCCATTGAGGATCTGGTTGGCAATATCAACAAGGGGGTGAAGGATCAGATCCTCCTGGGCGTGACAGGATCGGGCAAGACCTTTACCATGGCCAACGTCATTGCCAAAACAAATCGTCCCACCCTGGTCATGGCCCCCAACAAGACCCTGGCTGCCCAATTGTACACGGAATTTTCCTCCCTGTTTCCCCACAATGCAGTGGAATATTTTGTCAGCTATTACGATTATTATCAGCCCGAAGCCTACCTGCCCCATTCGGATGTGTATATTGAAAAGGATTCGTCCATCAACGAGGACATCGACAAATTGCGTCACGCTGCCACCCATGCCCTGTTGACCAGACGGGACGTGATCATTGTGGCCTCGGTTTCCTGCATCTACGGGCTGGGTTCCCCCGAATACTATGCCAAGATGCTTATCCCCGTGGAGCAGGGCGATCTGGTGAGCATGGAGTCCATTATCGAACGGCTGGTTGACGTCCAGTATGAGCGCAACGACTATGATTTCCACCGGGGCACCTTTCGCATCCGGGGAGATGTTCTGGAGATCATTCCCGCCTATGAACATGAACAGGCCTTGCGCATCGAGTTTTTCGGAGACGAAATCGACGGCATCTACACGACCGATCCCCTGACCGGAGAGGTCAAGGATCGCTTGGCCAAGACAGTCATCTACCCGGCCAGCCATTATGTCTCCGACAGGGACAACCTGAACCGGGCCATGGGGGATATCCGGGAGGAGCTCAGAAAGAGGCTGGCCTTTTTTCAGGAGAACAATCGCCTTGTGGAGGCCCAGCGTTTGGAACAGAAGACCCAGCTGGATCTGGAGATGATTGAGGAGCTGGGCTATTGCAACGGTATTGAAAACTATTCCCTTCACCTAGACAACCGCCGCCCCGGCCAACCCCCTGCAACCCTGCTGGATTATTTTCCCGATGACTTCCTGCTTTTTGTGGACGAGTCCCACATTACTGTCTCCCAGATAGGTGGTATGTTCAATGGAGACCGGTCCAGAAAGCAGACTCTGGTGGATTTCGGATTCCGTCTTCCCAGCGCCTTGGATAACCGCCCGTTGTGCTTTGAGGAATTCTTGGACAGGATCCATCAAACCGTCTATGTTTCAGCAACGCCAGGCCCATGGGAACTGGAGCGTGCCCAGGGGCTGGTGGTTGAACAGGTCATTCGGCCCACGGGCCTGCTGGATCCCATTGTGGAGGTCAGACCGACACAGGGGCAGATGGACGACCTCATGAGTGAATGTTTCGCGCGTATGGAGCAGGATGAACGGATTCTGGTGACCACACTGACCAAGCGGATGGCCGAAGACCTGACCGAGTTTTTGCAGACACGGGGAATCCAAGCCCGGTATATGCATTCGGATATCGATACCCTGGAACGGGTGGCCATTCTCCAGGCCCTGCAAAAGGGGGAGTTTGCCGTGCTGGTGGGGATCAACCTGCTGCGCGAAGGTCTGGACCTGCCCGAGGTATCCCTGGTGGCCATTCTGGATGCGGACAAGGAAGGTTTTCTGCGTTCCAACAGATCCCTTATCCAGACCTTTGGTCGGGCCGCACGCAATGTCCATGGCCGGGTGATCATGTATGCGGACCGTGTCACCGATTCCATGCGAACGGCCATGGATGAGTGCAATCGGCGCAGGGAGAAACAGGAAGCCTTTAACCGGGAACAGGGGATCGTGCCCAGGACCATTCGCAAGGAGCCGGTCAAGAATATCCTGTATGAACTCCGCAGTGAGGTCCAGGATGCTGCAGAAGGGTCCCTGGCTGAAACCGCTGCAGCCTACCGGGGCAAGCCCAGGGAAAAGGCTCGGGAAATCAAAAGATTGGAGCGACTCATGCGTCAGGCGGCCAAGGAATTGGAATTCGAAGTGGCGGCCCAGCTCCGAGACAGGATTGCGGCCTTGAACAAGGAAGATGCCTGA
- a CDS encoding acyl carrier protein, translating to MNKKKFLNEIEEIIEVDAETLSGDELLEDLEDWDSLAVMGFIAMVDRQFSMTLDAEKIGQCKSVNDLCGLLGDKVSK from the coding sequence ATGAACAAAAAAAAATTCCTGAACGAAATTGAAGAAATCATCGAAGTTGATGCCGAGACCCTGTCCGGCGATGAGCTACTCGAAGACCTGGAAGACTGGGACTCTCTCGCTGTCATGGGCTTCATAGCCATGGTGGACAGGCAGTTCTCGATGACTCTTGACGCGGAAAAAATAGGTCAGTGCAAAAGTGTCAACGACCTGTGCGGTCTTCTGGGAGACAAGGTTTCCAAATGA
- a CDS encoding DegT/DnrJ/EryC1/StrS family aminotransferase: MWNQILHRRGQWSERPHSHPSHLERTWQTSIEGDEVIVPANTYIATILTITANRLTPVLVEPDIATYNLSPSLMRQAITSRTKVVMPVHLYGRLAEMPEITAIAKEHDLLILEDAAQAHGASLQGRKAGNWGHAAGFSFYPGKNLGALGDAGAVTTNDEELAKTIRALGNYGSHKKYENLYQGVNSRLDEMQAAFLRVKLRYLDEEIKARRTVARAYLEGIKNPLVKLPAWEVEEQHVFHLFVVRCERRDALQEYLWERGVQTLIHYPVPPHKQGAYGEWNNQQYKISEKIHYKVLSLPIGSFLDQYLVKNLITCIKEFK; the protein is encoded by the coding sequence TTGTGGAACCAGATACTGCATCGGCGTGGGCAATGGTCTGAGCGCCCTCACTCTCACCCTTCGCACCTGGAAAGAACTTGGCAAACCTCAATAGAAGGCGACGAGGTCATTGTCCCGGCCAACACCTATATCGCCACCATTCTGACCATCACGGCAAATCGCCTCACCCCGGTTTTGGTTGAACCGGACATTGCTACCTACAATCTTTCCCCCAGCCTGATGCGCCAGGCCATTACCTCCAGAACCAAGGTTGTCATGCCGGTCCATCTCTATGGACGACTGGCCGAGATGCCGGAGATCACGGCCATTGCCAAAGAACACGACTTGCTGATCCTGGAAGACGCAGCTCAGGCCCACGGTGCAAGTTTGCAGGGGCGCAAGGCTGGCAACTGGGGACACGCGGCAGGATTCAGTTTCTATCCTGGAAAAAATCTTGGTGCCTTGGGCGATGCAGGAGCCGTGACCACCAATGATGAAGAATTGGCAAAAACCATCCGGGCTTTGGGCAACTACGGCAGCCACAAAAAATACGAAAACCTCTACCAGGGAGTTAACAGCCGTCTTGATGAAATGCAGGCGGCCTTTTTACGGGTAAAGCTGCGCTACCTGGATGAGGAAATCAAGGCCAGACGAACGGTGGCCCGGGCCTATCTGGAAGGGATTAAGAATCCGCTTGTGAAGTTACCCGCATGGGAAGTAGAAGAGCAGCATGTTTTTCATCTGTTTGTGGTGAGATGTGAGAGACGGGATGCGTTGCAGGAGTATCTGTGGGAACGTGGGGTGCAGACATTGATTCATTATCCGGTGCCGCCACATAAGCAGGGGGCGTATGGGGAGTGGAATAATCAACAATATAAGATTTCTGAAAAAATCCATTACAAAGTTTTGAGTTTGCCGATTGGGTCTTTTCTTGATCAATATCTAGTTAAAAATCTAATTACTTGTATTAAAGAGTTTAAATAG
- a CDS encoding glycosyltransferase: MTDKKNENKRPLVTFALFAYNHEEFIHKAVIGALSQTYSPLEIILSDDCSSDSTFEIMQKMAAEYNGPHTVILNRNEKNLGIGGHVNKVMDLSTGELIVAAAGDDISYPIRVETLVDQWSLNNYVADSLHSQVMRITKDGKYKGSWKTENCLSSDPRDFVSQCIIIGASHAWTRRVFERFGHLNTDIIHEDRTIGFRSSLSGGVLFVDKPLVRYREGGISQNGYTQLKINLSQQILHAHILLLDCMQQYKDYIKINNNDVRILSAIQTEIEYNMSSQIVAINSDLN; the protein is encoded by the coding sequence ATGACTGATAAAAAAAACGAGAATAAACGTCCTTTAGTCACCTTTGCCCTTTTTGCCTACAATCATGAAGAATTCATCCATAAAGCTGTAATCGGCGCCTTATCTCAAACCTACAGTCCTCTTGAGATTATCCTCTCCGATGATTGCTCCTCAGATAGCACCTTCGAAATCATGCAGAAAATGGCCGCAGAATATAATGGACCACATACTGTGATTTTGAATAGGAACGAGAAAAATTTAGGGATTGGTGGTCATGTAAATAAAGTGATGGACTTATCAACAGGAGAATTGATTGTTGCCGCTGCTGGTGATGATATATCGTACCCTATTAGGGTAGAAACATTAGTGGACCAGTGGAGTTTAAATAATTATGTCGCTGATTCATTACATTCTCAGGTTATGCGTATCACTAAAGATGGAAAGTACAAGGGATCTTGGAAAACAGAAAACTGTTTAAGTTCAGATCCACGAGATTTTGTAAGTCAATGTATAATTATAGGTGCTTCTCACGCATGGACAAGAAGAGTATTTGAACGCTTTGGCCATTTAAATACAGATATTATCCACGAAGATAGAACAATAGGATTTAGATCTAGTCTCTCTGGTGGTGTTCTTTTCGTAGATAAACCACTTGTTCGATATAGAGAAGGTGGAATTTCTCAAAATGGTTACACCCAACTTAAGATTAATTTATCTCAACAAATTCTTCATGCTCATATTTTGTTACTTGATTGCATGCAACAATATAAAGACTATATTAAAATCAATAATAATGATGTTAGAATCTTAAGTGCAATACAAACTGAAATTGAATACAACATGTCTTCTCAGATTGTTGCAATTAACTCTGACCTAAATTGA
- a CDS encoding D-glycero-alpha-D-manno-heptose-1,7-bisphosphate 7-phosphatase: MTTLPDNVHTILLDRDGTLIRECHYLKDPHKVRLIPGVAAPMRRLREQGVRFYLVTNQSGIGRGYFSMQDFQAVQKRLRELLRDQGITLAGEAFCPHTPQDACSCRKPATGMWKHLAARDHLDPRTTVMIGDKRADIAFGLNASLYTILVLTGHGRKEAQALEIPLPDQGVMELQTRSDQAPHAVATDLGEALSWIARRMQQR; this comes from the coding sequence ATGACAACCCTACCTGACAATGTCCACACGATTCTTCTGGACCGGGACGGCACACTCATTCGTGAATGCCACTATCTCAAGGATCCCCACAAGGTCCGACTCATACCGGGAGTTGCCGCACCCATGCGCCGTCTAAGGGAACAAGGTGTGCGCTTCTACCTGGTTACCAATCAAAGCGGCATCGGACGAGGCTATTTTTCCATGCAGGACTTCCAGGCCGTGCAGAAGCGACTCAGGGAACTCCTGCGTGACCAGGGAATCACGCTGGCCGGAGAGGCATTCTGTCCCCACACCCCCCAAGACGCCTGCTCATGCAGAAAGCCTGCAACCGGCATGTGGAAACACCTTGCAGCCAGAGACCATCTCGATCCCCGAACAACAGTGATGATAGGTGACAAACGGGCTGATATTGCCTTCGGGCTGAACGCGTCCCTCTACACGATTCTTGTATTAACCGGCCACGGTCGCAAGGAAGCCCAGGCCCTGGAGATCCCTTTACCGGATCAAGGAGTTATGGAACTGCAAACCAGATCCGATCAGGCCCCTCACGCCGTGGCAACCGATTTGGGAGAAGCGCTTTCCTGGATTGCAAGGCGGATGCAGCAAAGGTGA
- a CDS encoding integrase core domain-containing protein — MFRTCKYRPNYPEKPFETLEAAREWVGQFVDWYNTVHLHSGLRFVTPEDRHQGRDKQILGARHDLYLAARKNRPERWSGKTRNRSIVGEVKLNPKDHKQSPEKIVA, encoded by the coding sequence CTGTTCAGGACTTGCAAGTATCGTCCAAATTACCCGGAGAAGCCTTTCGAAACCCTGGAGGCCGCCCGGGAATGGGTGGGCCAATTCGTGGATTGGTATAACACGGTGCATCTTCACAGTGGGCTGCGGTTTGTGACTCCGGAGGACCGTCACCAGGGGCGTGACAAGCAGATCCTGGGTGCACGGCATGATCTCTACTTGGCTGCCCGAAAAAATCGACCAGAGCGATGGTCGGGAAAAACTCGAAATAGGTCTATTGTCGGCGAGGTGAAACTCAACCCCAAAGACCACAAGCAATCACCCGAAAAGATTGTTGCGTAA
- a CDS encoding GNAT family N-acetyltransferase: MIISNHQVYLRSVQLEDAEFIVKLRTDAKNARFISKTSPIVEDQKLWLEKYKERETHKKEFYFLGHTLDNSPFGTTRLYNFNSKTFTNGSWVVLANTNPKYSIMIDLLVRSYAFNEMDFDTCFFDVRKQNKKVIKYHSRLGAQFEYSNELDNFYTIKKCDFFDSLKKMVSIGFLKEEDLQYTVSE, encoded by the coding sequence GTGATCATAAGTAATCATCAGGTATATCTCCGTAGCGTACAGTTGGAGGATGCTGAATTTATCGTGAAATTACGGACTGACGCTAAAAATGCTCGCTTTATATCAAAGACGAGTCCCATAGTTGAAGATCAGAAACTTTGGTTGGAAAAATACAAAGAAAGAGAAACGCATAAAAAAGAGTTTTACTTTCTCGGTCATACGCTCGACAACAGCCCTTTCGGTACCACGAGACTTTATAATTTCAACAGCAAGACTTTTACAAATGGTAGCTGGGTTGTTCTTGCCAACACAAATCCAAAATACTCAATTATGATTGACTTACTTGTGCGAAGTTATGCCTTTAATGAAATGGATTTTGATACCTGTTTTTTTGATGTGAGGAAACAGAATAAAAAGGTTATAAAGTATCATAGCCGATTGGGGGCACAATTTGAGTACTCCAACGAATTGGATAATTTTTATACAATAAAAAAATGTGACTTTTTTGATTCACTCAAGAAAATGGTCAGCATAGGTTTCTTGAAAGAAGAAGATCTACAATACACTGTGAGCGAATAA
- a CDS encoding sugar 3,4-ketoisomerase, producing the protein MSLTVSASVYDVSLIKFPKIRDPRGNLTFIEQERHIPFKISRVYWIYDVPGGEKRGGHAFREQEEVIIALSGSFDVLLDDGKAQKIVHLNRAYHGLFVPKMIWRRMQNFSTNAVAYVLASCQYDENDYVRDYAQYTRLMQEMS; encoded by the coding sequence ATGTCTTTGACTGTATCGGCATCCGTCTACGATGTCTCCCTCATTAAATTCCCAAAGATTCGTGACCCTCGGGGCAATCTGACGTTTATCGAGCAGGAACGGCATATCCCCTTCAAGATATCCCGCGTTTACTGGATTTACGATGTCCCCGGCGGCGAGAAACGGGGTGGGCATGCGTTTCGTGAGCAGGAGGAGGTCATCATTGCCCTGTCCGGAAGTTTTGACGTGCTGTTGGATGACGGCAAAGCTCAAAAAATCGTGCACTTGAACCGGGCATACCATGGGTTGTTTGTCCCCAAAATGATCTGGCGCCGAATGCAGAACTTTTCTACCAATGCCGTGGCCTATGTTCTGGCGAGCTGCCAGTATGATGAAAATGATTATGTGCGCGATTATGCTCAATACACACGGCTGATGCAGGAAATGTCATGA
- a CDS encoding glycosyltransferase family 61 protein, producing the protein MKPESRVNYLKKIGSFSCKKVVWLDKANQQKIKIIANAQDCMTYGPKDVRERQEKAHVRSPIIFLYEFENACVTSRSSSIISGDTVYIERIKHIGNDIADYKAGFIIGHDTERAIIDTTIDFEIDCAIFLGGNGSWNYYHWMIEILPKLYYYEKIGILRDGVTILVPEEAKKIDSFNKMLKEALNGYNVNLIYMKSGSVYKVGSLKTVTTANNVVFNCRRLIFDINFCFFRKDALEYTKKNAIQSIPFNYKFNKSKICKKIFLARKESSNRNYNQKEIQIVLQNFGFKTIFMEDLTLQEQIIAFMQAEFIIGPSGAAWTNIIFCRPGTKALSWLPEKIKNFSVFSSLAVYSKVNMYFFFCKSYSNYLHGRYYVSPKELKNLINFLDR; encoded by the coding sequence ATGAAACCCGAAAGTCGAGTAAATTATCTAAAAAAAATTGGAAGTTTTTCCTGTAAAAAAGTCGTTTGGCTTGACAAAGCAAACCAACAAAAAATCAAAATTATTGCTAATGCACAAGATTGTATGACGTATGGACCTAAGGACGTTAGAGAAAGACAAGAAAAAGCTCATGTCAGAAGTCCTATTATTTTTTTATATGAGTTTGAAAATGCATGTGTCACGAGTCGGTCTTCAAGCATAATATCTGGGGATACAGTTTATATTGAAAGGATTAAACATATTGGAAATGATATTGCTGATTATAAAGCAGGTTTTATTATCGGACACGACACTGAAAGGGCAATAATTGATACAACTATCGATTTCGAGATAGATTGCGCTATTTTTTTAGGTGGTAACGGATCGTGGAATTATTATCATTGGATGATTGAGATCTTGCCTAAACTTTATTACTATGAAAAAATAGGAATATTAAGAGATGGTGTTACAATATTAGTTCCTGAAGAAGCAAAAAAAATTGATTCATTTAACAAGATGCTTAAAGAAGCGTTAAACGGTTATAACGTTAATTTAATTTATATGAAATCAGGCAGTGTATATAAAGTTGGCAGTCTAAAGACCGTCACTACAGCAAATAATGTTGTTTTTAATTGTCGACGATTAATTTTTGATATTAATTTCTGTTTTTTTCGAAAAGATGCATTAGAATATACGAAAAAGAATGCAATACAATCAATACCTTTTAACTATAAATTCAATAAAAGTAAAATATGTAAAAAAATTTTTTTAGCACGAAAGGAAAGCAGTAATCGTAATTATAATCAAAAAGAAATACAAATTGTGTTGCAAAATTTTGGATTTAAAACAATCTTTATGGAAGACTTAACACTTCAAGAACAAATTATTGCTTTTATGCAAGCCGAATTTATTATTGGTCCATCAGGAGCAGCATGGACTAATATTATTTTTTGCAGACCTGGGACTAAAGCGTTGTCATGGTTGCCTGAAAAAATAAAAAATTTTTCAGTATTTTCTTCTTTGGCAGTATACTCAAAAGTCAATATGTATTTCTTTTTTTGCAAATCGTATAGTAATTATTTACACGGGAGATACTACGTTTCCCCAAAAGAATTAAAAAATTTAATAAATTTTTTGGATCGCTAA
- a CDS encoding DegT/DnrJ/EryC1/StrS family aminotransferase, with the protein MNVPFLNLKTINAAHRDELIQAATRVIDSGWYIRSQEVQAFEQEFAAYCGTRYCIGVGNGLSALTLTLRTWKELGKPQ; encoded by the coding sequence ATGAACGTTCCCTTTCTCAATCTCAAGACCATCAATGCCGCACATCGCGATGAACTGATCCAGGCGGCCACCCGGGTTATTGATTCCGGATGGTACATTCGGAGCCAGGAAGTTCAGGCCTTTGAACAGGAATTCGCTGCCTATTGTGGAACCAGATACTGCATCGGCGTGGGCAATGGTCTGAGCGCCCTCACTCTCACCCTTCGCACCTGGAAAGAACTTGGCAAACCTCAATAG
- a CDS encoding SDR family NAD(P)-dependent oxidoreductase, with protein MTDVGKQGLDFGGRRVLITGASSGIGRAAAIVLSSLGADIVLCGRDEKRLEETLDAMNDGQHIMAPFDLAEDLEGIPDWLKYITGEHGPLNGLVHCAGIESTIPVRQVDPESIENVLRINTKAALLLAKGVCSKKSFRLPCSIVFISSVMAIAGRPARSIYSASKGALNAMARSLAIELARKNIRVNTICPGQVQTEMDEAMRQRMGVKLYEQIVEAHPLGLGKPEDIASSIAFLLSDMSRWITGTSLVVDGGYTAI; from the coding sequence ATGACTGATGTCGGAAAACAGGGTCTGGATTTTGGCGGACGCCGGGTGCTCATCACCGGGGCCTCATCGGGAATCGGTCGTGCTGCAGCCATAGTGCTATCCTCTTTGGGAGCAGACATTGTCCTTTGCGGGCGTGATGAAAAACGTCTCGAGGAGACCCTTGATGCCATGAACGATGGCCAGCATATCATGGCACCGTTCGATCTTGCCGAAGATTTGGAGGGGATTCCGGACTGGTTGAAGTACATCACGGGCGAACACGGTCCGTTGAACGGGCTTGTTCACTGTGCGGGAATCGAATCAACCATTCCTGTACGTCAGGTTGATCCTGAATCCATAGAGAATGTTCTGCGGATCAATACGAAGGCAGCACTTCTCCTTGCAAAGGGAGTGTGCAGCAAAAAAAGTTTTCGTCTCCCTTGCAGCATTGTTTTTATCTCTTCCGTTATGGCCATAGCAGGCCGACCGGCTAGAAGCATTTATAGTGCCAGCAAAGGAGCATTGAACGCAATGGCAAGGTCTCTTGCCATTGAGCTGGCCCGGAAAAACATCCGGGTAAATACCATTTGTCCAGGACAGGTCCAGACAGAAATGGATGAGGCCATGCGGCAAAGAATGGGGGTGAAGCTCTACGAACAGATCGTTGAAGCACACCCGCTTGGTTTGGGAAAGCCCGAAGATATTGCCTCCAGCATCGCCTTTCTTCTATCCGACATGTCCCGCTGGATTACAGGTACCAGCCTTGTCGTGGATGGCGGATACACGGCCATTTGA
- a CDS encoding 3-oxoacyl-ACP synthase III family protein, whose product MNAKVKAIEYYLPKGTLDNEELEAIYDGWSAGKIEKKTGIRVRHIAGEHETASDLGYHAAMKLFESGAITPDEIDFILFCSESPDYPIPPCACVLQDRLNIPNTAGALDFNLGCSGFVYGLGLAQGLIASGQAKNMLLITSETYSKYIHPDDKSVRTIFGDGAAATLITASKEQQIGPFVYGTDGSGFSNLIMTKGGTRSQSSIDSLQLSEKTQFPDNLFMNGPEIFNFTIKAVPTAINQLLEKAKMGLDDIDYFVFHQANKYMVEHLRQKIGIDKNKFFIDILETGNTVSASVPIALSKAVTKGVIKAGDLVLVIGYGVGYSWGTTLIRWEG is encoded by the coding sequence ATGAACGCGAAAGTGAAGGCCATTGAGTATTATTTGCCAAAAGGGACGCTGGACAACGAGGAACTGGAAGCGATCTATGATGGCTGGTCTGCCGGAAAGATTGAAAAGAAAACCGGCATCCGTGTCCGCCATATTGCGGGTGAGCATGAAACCGCATCAGATCTTGGCTATCATGCGGCAATGAAATTGTTTGAATCAGGGGCGATCACTCCGGATGAGATTGATTTTATCCTGTTCTGTTCCGAAAGTCCGGATTACCCGATTCCCCCTTGTGCCTGTGTGCTCCAGGACAGATTGAATATCCCGAATACAGCCGGGGCGTTGGATTTCAATCTGGGATGCTCCGGTTTCGTGTATGGACTCGGGCTTGCCCAGGGGCTGATCGCTTCGGGCCAGGCAAAAAATATGCTTTTGATCACATCTGAAACCTATTCCAAGTATATCCATCCTGACGACAAGAGCGTTCGGACTATTTTTGGTGATGGCGCGGCTGCAACGTTGATAACGGCAAGCAAGGAGCAGCAGATCGGCCCGTTTGTCTATGGAACGGACGGCTCAGGGTTCTCCAACCTGATTATGACCAAAGGTGGAACCCGTTCTCAATCATCGATCGATTCATTGCAACTTTCCGAGAAAACGCAATTTCCGGACAACCTGTTTATGAACGGTCCTGAAATTTTCAACTTCACGATCAAAGCCGTACCTACCGCCATAAATCAACTTCTTGAAAAGGCTAAGATGGGTCTGGATGACATTGATTACTTTGTGTTCCACCAGGCAAACAAATATATGGTGGAGCATTTAAGGCAGAAGATCGGCATCGATAAGAACAAGTTTTTCATTGATATTCTTGAAACAGGTAACACCGTATCTGCATCCGTGCCTATCGCCCTGAGCAAGGCGGTTACAAAGGGGGTAATCAAAGCCGGAGATCTTGTTTTGGTTATAGGGTATGGTGTTGGGTATTCGTGGGGAACGACGTTGATACGATGGGAAGGGTAA